One window of the Anas acuta chromosome 12, bAnaAcu1.1, whole genome shotgun sequence genome contains the following:
- the UBAP1L gene encoding ubiquitin-associated protein 1-like, translated as MSYLDGVPFRTAKSLEEDLAGQNIFIDAPAIDLPDCTDILMSTMHDFSLERKVLYWLEAASQHQTSRHRLTTDTIPTAPPCWLLLVDAAEGRETAGSRARDGAVRRCISLNAADQGRGRASDTESEAARPEEDGYLEDDEYSSTSWEDNDRDENIFWRRNQHVFQQIRPKTSPGLLEPPSENGFKTASPDTGKQRRSLVLFNNMKNELEAARRKLAALVHPLNRATAESGGLPEPPALPQHSRNNRSLKYGPAASISCAGGLVPAPPPGPAAPMPPIRKHKPTVPSLSPYTCLPPARPLASRKTKPDSATDLLAALSQEERDLIEPVIALGYPARKAILTLQKTGRQSLGQFLGYLRACDRLLKQGYEEGQVEEAMEMFQYSEKKAAEFLHLLAQFNDMGFQQNEIKEVLLLCGNQRDKALEELMMKRQ; from the exons ATGAGCTACCTGGACGGAGTCCCCTTCCGGACGGCCAAGAGCCTTGAAGAAGACCTGGCGGGACAAAACATCTTTATTGATGCACCGGCCATAGACCTTCCCGACTGTACCGACATCCTCATGAGCACCATG CACGACTTCTCGCTGGAACGAAAGGTGCTCTACTGGCTGGAGGCTGCCTCTCAGCACCAGACCTCCCGGCATCGGCTCACCACCGACAccatccccacagccccaccgtgctggctgctgctcgtGGACGCCGCCGAGGGCAGGGAGACGGCCGGGAGCAGAGCTCGGGATGGCGCGGTGCGGCGCTGCATCAGCCTCAACGCCGCCGAccagggcagaggcagagcctCCGACACGGAGAGCGAGGCCGCACGCCCGGAGGAGGACGGGTACTTGGAAGATGATGAGTATTCCTCCACCTCCTGGGAAGATAATGACCGGGATGAGAACATTTTCTGGAGGAGAAACCAGCACGTCTTTCAGCAGATCCGACCGAAGACATCGCCTGGTTTGCTGGAGCCACCTTCGGAGAATGGCTTCAAGACAGCGAGCCCGGACACGGGCAAGCAGAGGCGGTCCTTGGTTTTGTTCAACAACATGAAGAACGAGCTGGAAGCAGCCAGGAGGAAGCTGGCTGCTTTGGTGCATCCTTTAAACAGAGCCACGGCCGAGAGCGGAGGGCTCCCAGAGCCACCAGCGCTCCCCCAGCACTCCCGAAACAACAGGAGCCTCAAGTACGGGCCGGCAGCGTCCATATCCTGCGCGGGAGGCTTGGTGCCAGCCCCCCCTCCAGGGCCGGCTGCACCCATGCCCCCCATCCGCAAGCACAAGCCCACGGTCCCG TCCCTCAGCCCCTACACCTGCCTGCCCCCGGCGCGGCCGCTGGCGTCCCGCAAAACCAAGCCGGATTCGGCAACCGACCTGCTTGCGGCGCTGAGCCAGGAGGAGCGCGACCTCATCGAGCCCGTCATCGCCTTGGGCTACCCGGCCCGCAAAGCCATCCTCACCCTCCAGAAGACCGGGAGGCAAAGCCTGGGGCAG TTCCTGGGCTACCTCCGGGCCTGCGACCGGCTGCTGAAGCAGGGCTACGAGGAAGGGCAGGTGGAGGAGGCCATGGAAATGTTCCAGTACTCGGAGAAAAAG GCAGCCGAATTCCTGCACTTGTTAGCTCAGTTCAACGACATGGGCTTCCAGCAGAACGAAATCAAAGAAGTCCTCCTGCTCTGCGGCAACCAGAGAGACAAGGCGCTGGAAGAGCTCATGATGAAGAGGCAGTGA
- the KBTBD13 gene encoding kelch repeat and BTB domain-containing protein 13, which translates to MTPEEDGARAPGSVRIRVEGQLFSVEKAVLVESSEYFRALFRSGMKESTQEEIVLGELSAAGFLAMLRVLAGERPVLGGEETFQAVECAAFLQAKPLAKYLINTINSDNCILLYQAAAIFGLLDLFHRAALYIRDSYAELEDYLDCLSADLLAYVEALLPSSFVAVGAHTPTFEFLEDLSRTICYLDEEANTWRTLSCLPLSASTFLAGMATMDNKIYIVGGVYGASKQVVESSFCYDADTNAWSEFPSPHQLRYDVRLVGHEGCLYAIGGEYEKISLKSVERYEVSSNTWTFVSDLPQPSSAAPCAQALGQIFVCLWKPLDTTVIYEYESQQDAWLPVTELKRQQSYGHCMVAHRDNLYVMRNGPSDDFLRCVIDCFNLTSRQWTALPGQFLNSKGALFTALIKGDTVYTVNKMLTLLYSVEEETWRFKKERAGFPRSGSLQTFLLRLPRRDHDVAT; encoded by the coding sequence ATGACCCCGGAGGAGGACGGCGCTCGGGCACCGGGCAGCGTGCGTATCCGTGTGGAGGGGCAGCTGTTCTCGGTGGAGAAGGCCGTGCTGGTGGAGAGCAGCGAGTATTTCCGTGCCCTGTTCCGCTCGGGCATGAAGGAGAGCACGCAGGAGGAGATCgtgctgggggagctgagcGCCGCCGGCTTCCTCGCCATGCTGCGGGTGCTGGCGGGCGAGCGGCCGGTGCTGGGGGGCGAGGAGACCTTCCAGGCGGTCGAATGCGCCGCCTTCCTGCAGGCCAAGCCCTTGGCCAAGTACCTGATCAACACCATCAACTCCGACAACTGCATCCTGCTCTACCAGGCCGCGGCCATCTTCGGCCTCCTGGACCTCTTCCATCGCGCCGCGCTCTACATCAGGGACAGCTACGCCGAGCTGGAGGACTACCTGGACTGCCTCTCCGCCGACCTGCTGGCCTACGTGGAagccctcctgcccagctccttcGTGGCCGTGGGAGCCCACACTCCCACCTTCGAGTTCCTGGAGGACCTCTCCAGGACCATCTGCTACCTGGACGAGGAGGCCAACACGTGGCGGACCCTCTCCTGCCTGCCGCTGAGCGCCAGCACgttcctagccggcatggccACCATGGACAACAAGATCTACATCGTGGGGGGCGTCTACGGGGCCAGCAAGCAGGTGGTGGAGAGCAGCTTCTGCTACGACGCCGACACCAACGCCTGGAGCGAGTTCCCCAGCCCGCACCAGCTGCGCTACGATGTGCGGCTGGTGGGCCACGAGGGCTGCCTCTACGCCATTGGCGGCGAGTACGAGAAGATCTCGCTGAAATCCGTGGAGCGCTACGAGGTGTCCTCCAACACCTGGACCTTCGTCTCCGACCTGCCGCAGCCCAGCTCGGCCGCGCCCTGCGCCCAAGCCCTGGGGCAGATCTTCGTCTGCCTGTGGAAGCCGCTGGACACCACCGTCATCTACGAGTACGAGAGCCAGCAGGACGCCTGGCTCCCCGTCACCGAGCTGAAGCGGCAGCAGAGCTACGGGCACTGCATGGTGGCCCACCGTGACAACCTCTACGTCATGCGCAACGGCCCCTCGGACGACTTCTTGCGCTGCGTCATCGACTGCTTCAACCTGACCTCGCGGCAGTGGACGGCTCTGCCCGGCCAGTTCCTGAACAGCAAAGGAGCCCTCTTCACCGCCCTCATCAAGGGCGACACGGTCTACACGGTCAACAAGATGCTGACGCTCCTCTACTCGGTGGAAGAGGAGACCTGGAGGTTCAAGAAGGAGCGGGCGGGTTTCCCCCGCAGCGGCTCCCTGCAGACCTTCCTCCTGCGCCTGCCGCGGCGCGACCACGACGTCGCCACGTAG
- the PDCD7 gene encoding programmed cell death protein 7, with protein sequence MAAPPPPPFPGRFAPPFRSFPPGPFPPAPPPAPSASFSGRPLPFPAVSAAPPPFLLPPEAAPYFPAPRPAAAPPLFPPWPSSERPPAGRGAPPGAAEAEEEAQQRQRDEQWLTQFLARHRAPFNAPRPPPVSLGASPEAGRRLAVTALGLVARLAAACRALRRLEAEGDEEGWSEVKLEAEAARSELQEAVRPLREPGYLQELGRKAEKARKRRQRLQRRKQEAEAAKEEEAARAAEREAEIDRWRAKCIQEVEEKNRERELKAAADSVLSEVRKKQADTKRMMDILRALEKLRKLRKEAAGRKGVCPPPSADEAFESQVESLKTLLKNRTELYEAEERALRVMLEGEQEEERKREMEKKQKKEREKLLQQKREIDSKLFGDPDEFPLADLLQPFREYYLQAEHSVAALIQIRHEWDQYLVPADHPEGSCIPPGWVLPSLPTNDTWATAVR encoded by the exons atggcggccccgccgccgccgccattcCCGGGCCGCTTCGCGCCTCCGTTCCGCTCCTTCCCCCCGGGGCCTTTCCCccccgctcctcctcctgctccctccgCGTCCTTCTCGGGCCGCCCGCTTCCCTTCCCGGCTGTGTCGGCGGCTCCCCCGCCGTTCCTGCTGCCCCCCGAGGCCGCTCCCTATTTCCCTGCTcctcgccccgccgccgccccgccgctcTTCCCCCCGTGGCCCTCAAGCGAGCGGCCCCCGGCCGGCCGCGGGGCCCCTCCGGGCGCTgcggaggcggaggaggaggctcaGCAGCGGCAGCGGGACGAGCAATGGCTGACACAGTTCCTAGCCCGTCACCGGGCTCCCTTCAAtgctcctcgtcctcctccggTGTCCCTCGGTGCCAGCCCCGAGGCCGGGCGGCGGCTGGCGGTGACGGcgctggggctggtggctcGCCTGGCCGCCGCCTGCCGAGCCCTGAGGCggctggaggctgagggggaCGAGGAAGGATGGAGCGAGGTGAAGCTGGAAGCTGAGGCGGCGAGGTcggagctgcaggaggctgtgaGGCCCCTGAGGGAGCCCGGCtacctgcaggagctggggaggaaggctgAGAaggcgaggaagaggaggcagcgCCTCCAAAGGAggaagcaggaggctgaggcggccaaggaggaggaggccgcCCGAGCTGCTGAGCGGGAGGCTGAGATCGACCGGTGGAGAGCCAAGTGCATccaggaggtggaggagaagaACCGG gAGCGGGAACTTAAGGCTGCTGCAGACAGTGTCTTATCTGAGGTCAGGAAGAAGCAAGCGGACACAAAGCGAATGATGGACATCCTGCGTGCCTTAGAAAAGCTTCGGAAACTGAGAAAAGAGGCTGCTGGCAGAAAAG gtGTTTGTCCGCCTCCCTCAGCAGATGAAGCATTTGAAAGTCAAGTAGAAAGTCTCAAAACGTTGCTAAAAAACCGGACAGAGCTGTACGAAGCTGAGGAGAGAGCATTAAGAGTTATGTtggagggagagcaggaggaagaacggaagagagaaatggagaagaaacagaagaaggaaagggaaaaacttCTACAGCAGAAACGTGAAATTGATTCCAAGCTGTTTGGGGATCCAG ATGAATTTCCTCTTGCCGATCTACTGCAACCCTTCAGAGAATATTACTTACAAGCCGAGCATTCTGTAGCAGCTCTAATCCAGATCAG GCACGAGTGGGATCAGTACTTGGTGCCAGCCGATCACCCCGAAGGAAGCTGCATCCCTCCAGGATGGGTTCTTCCAAGTCTCCCCACAAATGACACTTGGGCCACTGCTGTCagataa